In Sphingomonas sp. R1, a single genomic region encodes these proteins:
- a CDS encoding TonB-dependent receptor, with protein MKVGAGISAMAASLLLVASAAAQTRAPVDPSGEDTSSPNAAPILVTARLRPEDAQRVPGALSVVDGGLLDQSYTVNTQGLATLIPSLAYSSANPRNTAFTIRGLGSSVVAVSQANDGLEPGVGFYVDQVYHARPATAAFDFADIGQVEELRGPQGTLFGKNTTAGAISITTRKPSFTPEGVAELSYGSFNFVQAKAWVSGPISDTLAFRLSGVSTRRDGVLDNVRTGVAANTLGTQAVRGQLLYQPSAIFSLRLIADVTNFDAYCCTQVYLRVGQSLRPASRQYGGPAGLAAQFGYAPPSTDPYDRKTDIDGPLGVNTNEGGASAIADWKLGGHTLTSVSAWRFWNWDAENDRDYTGLPIQRSQHIPSRQDQFSQELRLASESERPLGYVVGLYGFHQRILGRPISIYGPAAAGWLIGPTTGTNAIPVPANLLDGYGQDGRTDFRSASVAAFGEANWRIAPRLTATAGLRYTYEEKDGSYATTVSGGPAVTSTALINARLSVLRPQRYTAHDRDGSVSGRANLAWQVRPSMMAYASVARGFKSGGLNMSGLPLDNQNQPVLATAVVRPERNTSYEIGLKTDWWGRRITFNIDGYYTRVRDFQATVVDSSQTVALRGYLSNIPAVTVKGIEADLSLRPLAGLAARASLAYADGRYSDYPAGPCPLEVQGTATTACSLTGQRLASLPRIAVTGGVDYALPIGRDAALLHVDVVGRSGFNGDPSLSRYTRIEGYTLTNASLGWRFGGGLEVVVFARNLFDTRYIQNLTIQAGNSGLILGTPGDPRVVGGTLRLRR; from the coding sequence ATGAAGGTCGGCGCCGGGATTTCCGCAATGGCAGCGTCGCTGCTGCTGGTGGCATCCGCAGCCGCGCAGACCAGGGCGCCTGTAGATCCGTCCGGCGAAGACACATCCTCTCCCAATGCCGCCCCGATCCTCGTCACTGCCCGGCTGCGCCCGGAGGATGCGCAGCGCGTGCCAGGCGCGCTCTCGGTGGTGGACGGAGGCCTGCTCGACCAGAGCTATACGGTGAACACGCAAGGGCTCGCCACGCTGATCCCCAGCCTCGCCTACAGCTCGGCCAATCCGCGCAACACCGCCTTCACCATCCGCGGCCTCGGCTCCAGCGTGGTGGCGGTCAGCCAGGCGAATGACGGGCTCGAGCCGGGGGTCGGCTTCTATGTCGATCAGGTCTACCACGCCCGCCCCGCTACCGCCGCCTTCGACTTCGCCGACATCGGCCAGGTGGAGGAACTGCGTGGCCCCCAGGGCACGCTGTTCGGCAAGAACACCACGGCGGGCGCGATCAGCATCACGACGCGCAAGCCCAGCTTCACGCCCGAGGGCGTGGCCGAGCTGTCCTACGGGTCGTTCAACTTCGTGCAGGCCAAGGCCTGGGTGTCCGGCCCGATCAGCGACACGCTCGCCTTCCGCCTCTCCGGCGTCTCCACCCGACGCGACGGGGTGCTCGACAATGTCCGCACCGGCGTCGCCGCCAACACGCTCGGCACCCAGGCGGTGCGCGGCCAGTTGCTCTACCAGCCGAGCGCGATCTTCTCGCTGCGACTGATCGCCGACGTGACCAATTTCGATGCCTATTGCTGCACCCAGGTCTATCTGCGCGTCGGCCAGAGCCTGCGCCCCGCGAGCCGCCAATATGGCGGTCCCGCAGGCCTTGCGGCGCAGTTCGGCTACGCACCGCCCAGCACCGATCCCTATGATCGCAAGACCGATATCGACGGGCCGCTGGGGGTGAACACCAACGAGGGCGGCGCCAGCGCCATCGCCGACTGGAAACTGGGCGGCCACACGCTCACCTCGGTCTCGGCCTGGCGCTTCTGGAACTGGGACGCGGAAAACGACCGCGACTATACCGGGCTGCCGATCCAGCGCTCGCAGCATATCCCTTCGCGGCAGGACCAGTTCAGCCAGGAACTGCGCCTGGCCTCGGAGAGCGAGCGCCCCCTCGGCTATGTCGTCGGGCTCTACGGCTTTCACCAGCGGATCCTCGGCCGGCCGATCAGCATCTACGGCCCCGCCGCCGCCGGCTGGCTGATCGGCCCGACCACCGGCACCAACGCCATACCCGTGCCGGCCAACCTGCTCGACGGCTATGGTCAGGATGGGCGCACCGATTTCCGGAGCGCGAGCGTCGCGGCGTTCGGCGAGGCGAACTGGCGGATCGCGCCGAGGCTCACCGCTACCGCCGGCCTGCGCTACACCTATGAGGAAAAGGACGGCAGCTACGCCACTACCGTCTCGGGCGGCCCGGCCGTCACCAGCACCGCGCTGATCAACGCCCGCCTCTCCGTCCTGCGCCCGCAACGCTACACCGCGCACGACCGGGACGGCAGCGTATCGGGCCGCGCCAATCTGGCCTGGCAGGTTCGACCCTCGATGATGGCCTATGCCAGCGTCGCGCGCGGCTTCAAGTCGGGCGGGCTCAACATGTCGGGCCTGCCGCTCGACAACCAGAACCAGCCCGTGCTCGCCACGGCGGTCGTCCGGCCTGAGCGCAACACCAGCTACGAGATCGGGCTGAAGACCGACTGGTGGGGCCGTCGCATCACCTTCAATATCGACGGCTATTACACCCGGGTCCGCGATTTCCAGGCGACGGTGGTCGATTCCAGCCAGACGGTGGCGCTGCGCGGCTACCTGTCCAACATCCCGGCGGTGACAGTGAAGGGGATCGAAGCGGACCTGAGCTTGCGGCCGCTCGCCGGCCTCGCCGCCCGCGCGTCGCTCGCCTATGCGGATGGCCGCTACAGCGACTATCCGGCCGGCCCCTGTCCGCTGGAGGTGCAGGGCACCGCCACGACCGCCTGCAGCCTTACCGGGCAGCGGCTCGCCTCCCTCCCCCGGATCGCGGTGACGGGCGGGGTGGACTATGCGCTGCCGATCGGGCGCGACGCCGCGCTGCTGCATGTCGATGTCGTCGGGCGAAGCGGGTTCAATGGCGATCCCAGCCTGTCGCGCTACACCCGTATCGAAGGCTATACCCTCACCAATGCCAGCCTGGGCTGGCGCTTCGGCGGCGGGCTGGAAGTGGTGGTGTTCGCCCGCAACCTGTTCGACACCCGCTACATCCAGAACCTCACGATCCAGGCCGGCAATTCGGGCCTGATCCTTGGCACGCCGGGCGATCCACGGGTCGTCGGAGGGACGCTCCGGCTGCGGCGTTGA
- a CDS encoding cyclophilin-like fold protein: MKDPRMATRAVPHPASRLEIEGPDGRWHVQLEDSAATRDLLALMPLTLELEDFGVSEKIAMLPRRLRHPDAPEGVAPVAGDLAYYAPWGNLAIFRRDFRYSPGLVRLGRITTPLAALRGTGRLRVTLRQAPRDFGAPR; encoded by the coding sequence ATGAAGGACCCCCGCATGGCGACCCGCGCCGTACCCCACCCCGCGTCCCGGCTCGAAATCGAAGGACCCGACGGACGCTGGCACGTGCAGCTGGAGGACAGCGCCGCGACGCGCGACCTGCTGGCCCTGATGCCGCTGACGCTGGAACTCGAGGATTTCGGCGTGAGCGAGAAGATCGCGATGCTCCCCCGGAGGTTACGGCATCCCGATGCCCCGGAGGGCGTGGCGCCGGTCGCAGGCGACCTCGCCTATTACGCCCCCTGGGGCAATCTCGCGATCTTCCGGCGTGATTTCCGCTACTCGCCGGGGCTGGTCCGGCTCGGTCGCATCACGACACCGCTCGCCGCGCTTCGCGGCACCGGTCGATTGCGGGTCACGCTGCGGCAGGCGCCACGCGATTTCGGCGCGCCGCGCTGA
- a CDS encoding SapC family protein gives MNLVQLTRKDHAGLRLDPARALSAAASVHLVPLVAGEIRKVASQFPVFLAKDAETGQFYPAALLGLEPQENLFWDGTTFDADHVPLNLLRLPFFVGSGDLEGAVCIDETSAAIVPDGPVGIVEADGSDSAYLQSVQAILGQLVAEQAATAALVDRVTEHRLLTEVKLDVAFHDGGAATLSGLYGIDERALGRKATALGDWDQVMILAAMALSLDHVAGLVRRKNVRRAAEAAWFVPAA, from the coding sequence ATGAATCTGGTACAACTCACCCGCAAGGACCATGCCGGGCTTCGGCTCGATCCCGCACGCGCGCTTTCGGCGGCGGCGAGCGTTCACCTCGTGCCGCTGGTCGCAGGCGAGATCCGCAAGGTGGCCAGCCAGTTCCCCGTGTTCCTCGCCAAGGATGCCGAGACCGGCCAATTCTATCCCGCCGCGCTGCTCGGGCTGGAGCCGCAGGAAAATCTGTTCTGGGACGGCACGACATTCGATGCCGATCACGTCCCGCTCAATCTGCTGCGGCTGCCCTTCTTCGTTGGCAGCGGCGATCTGGAGGGGGCGGTGTGCATCGATGAGACGAGCGCGGCGATCGTGCCGGATGGGCCAGTGGGCATTGTCGAGGCAGACGGGTCCGACAGTGCCTACCTGCAATCGGTGCAGGCGATCCTCGGCCAGCTGGTGGCGGAGCAGGCCGCCACGGCCGCGCTGGTCGATCGCGTCACCGAGCATCGCCTGCTCACCGAGGTGAAGCTGGATGTCGCCTTCCACGATGGTGGGGCGGCCACGCTGTCCGGGCTGTACGGCATCGACGAGCGGGCGCTGGGGCGCAAGGCGACGGCGCTGGGGGATTGGGATCAGGTGATGATCCTGGCGGCAATGGCGCTCTCGCTGGATCATGTGGCCGGGCTGGTCCGGCGCAAGAATGTGCGGCGGGCCGCCGAGGCCGCCTGGTTCGTACCCGCGGCATGA
- a CDS encoding c-type cytochrome, with product MKKILALILPVLLVLAGATAKFVTRTPASPFDGAAAPAASPDLVARGAYLARAGDCVACHSLPGGRAYAGGLKMPTPMGAIYATNITPDKATGIGTYTLADFDRALRHGVAGDGHRLYPAMPYPSYAKLTDEDVRALYAYFLHGVAPVRQANRASDIPWPLNLRWPLALWNGVFAPSAPFRANPAKDALWNRGAYLVQGAGHCGACHTPRGIAMNERGTDQGSSAYLSGAVIDHWYAPSLRGDPNTGLARWSENDIFRFLKTGRNQHGVVYGSMAEAFNNSTQFLTDRDLRAIAHYLKDLPGDPNRDGAPWQYRPAGDTLSVAKRTGDLGAQVYAAKCSFCHGPDGRGKAPWIPPLAGTASSLAGHGDSQINITLNGSARVVAAGVPDAYRMPAYRAQLSDAQVAAVVSFVRRNWGNDSGAVTPRAVTAIRRDTRAAVLDISPLPTR from the coding sequence GTGAAGAAGATCCTCGCCCTGATATTGCCGGTGCTGCTGGTGCTTGCCGGCGCTACCGCAAAGTTCGTGACCCGCACGCCGGCCTCGCCGTTCGACGGCGCGGCCGCGCCCGCCGCCTCGCCCGACCTCGTGGCGCGCGGAGCCTATCTCGCCCGGGCGGGCGACTGCGTCGCCTGTCACAGCCTGCCGGGGGGCCGTGCCTATGCGGGCGGGCTCAAGATGCCGACGCCGATGGGCGCGATCTATGCGACCAACATCACGCCCGACAAGGCAACCGGGATCGGCACCTACACCCTGGCGGACTTCGATCGCGCACTGCGCCACGGCGTGGCCGGGGACGGGCACCGGCTGTATCCGGCGATGCCCTACCCCTCCTATGCCAAGCTGACGGACGAGGACGTCCGCGCCCTTTACGCCTATTTCCTCCACGGCGTCGCGCCGGTGCGGCAGGCGAACCGGGCGAGCGACATCCCCTGGCCGCTCAACCTGCGCTGGCCGCTGGCCTTGTGGAACGGCGTGTTCGCGCCGTCGGCGCCGTTCCGCGCCAATCCGGCCAAGGACGCGCTGTGGAACCGCGGCGCCTATTTGGTGCAGGGTGCCGGCCATTGCGGCGCCTGTCACACCCCCCGCGGCATTGCGATGAACGAGCGCGGCACCGATCAGGGCAGCAGCGCCTATCTGTCGGGCGCGGTGATCGACCATTGGTATGCCCCCAGCCTGCGCGGCGATCCTAACACCGGCCTGGCGCGCTGGAGCGAGAACGACATTTTCCGCTTCCTCAAGACCGGCCGCAACCAGCACGGCGTGGTCTATGGTTCGATGGCCGAGGCGTTCAACAATTCCACCCAGTTCCTCACCGACCGCGATCTGCGCGCGATCGCCCATTATCTGAAGGACCTGCCCGGCGACCCAAACCGCGACGGCGCGCCCTGGCAGTATCGGCCGGCAGGCGACACGCTCAGCGTGGCGAAGCGCACGGGCGATCTTGGCGCGCAGGTCTATGCCGCGAAGTGCAGCTTCTGCCACGGGCCCGACGGGCGCGGCAAGGCGCCGTGGATCCCGCCGCTCGCCGGCACCGCCTCCTCGCTGGCGGGCCATGGCGACTCGCAGATCAACATCACCCTCAATGGTTCGGCCCGCGTGGTCGCCGCCGGGGTGCCCGACGCCTATCGCATGCCCGCGTATCGCGCGCAGCTGAGCGACGCACAGGTTGCCGCAGTCGTCAGTTTCGTACGCCGCAACTGGGGCAACGACAGCGGGGCGGTCACGCCGCGGGCGGTGACGGCGATCCGGCGTGATACGCGTGCAGCCGTCCTCGACATAAGCCCCCTGCCCACCCGTTGA
- a CDS encoding winged helix-turn-helix domain-containing protein, producing MKQGALKLKLQLVCGELFALGPGKADLLDAIEAQGSISAAGRALGMSYRRAWLLVDEVNRCFKDPLVETLRGGGRERGARLTEAGRAVLADYRALEEQAASVMRGTPYARLAARLRSAPQAADPTD from the coding sequence GTGAAACAGGGCGCACTCAAGCTGAAGCTGCAACTGGTCTGCGGCGAACTTTTTGCACTCGGTCCCGGCAAGGCCGATCTCCTCGACGCGATCGAGGCCCAGGGCTCGATCTCGGCCGCCGGGCGGGCGCTGGGCATGAGCTATCGCCGTGCATGGTTGCTGGTCGACGAGGTGAACCGTTGCTTTAAGGACCCCCTTGTCGAAACCCTGCGCGGCGGCGGCCGGGAACGCGGCGCGCGGCTCACCGAGGCCGGCCGCGCCGTTCTCGCCGACTATCGGGCGCTCGAGGAACAGGCGGCATCGGTGATGCGCGGCACCCCGTATGCGCGGCTGGCGGCACGGCTGCGCAGCGCACCGCAGGCCGCAGACCCCACCGACTGA
- a CDS encoding xanthine dehydrogenase family protein molybdopterin-binding subunit, which produces MSRLLDLPTGAPVNISRRGFLVRAAGASAGALVLGFGIPVDGARAAAATTPIKPGTRVPAFLEIRPDGTVHLRSPFMEGGQGIYTAMAQIVGEELDADPATFVVESAPTGPDYLVVNGMMRITGGSMSVRTSYETMRRVGAMARHLLLQAGAARLGVPIEALSTEPGRVVHQAGGRSIGYGELAAQALDLPSPDPASVPLKDPAQFRWIGKSIPRLDIHDKSIGKALYAIDMRVDGMLHAAVQHAPRYGLTVGGIYNEAQLKAMPGVHSVHRLPGAVAVVAERWWNARRAVEAALVDWQEPADKAAIRYMPADFATDAFRDQLAARRQEGEAAETQGDPAAAFDKAAKQIEATYHSQYVVHGQLEPPSALARFNDDGALDLWFPNQAPDMFLGDIARRTGLDPARITIHSPLLGGFFGRHFVYPDAAPYPQAILLAKATGRPVKLIWTREEEFLRDTHRPLAVVRFRGALDAGGMPVAIEAISSTEGPTEGIANQRGKDLDPTALEGLANKAYAIPARRIAQDFVKQPAMLGYWRSVGNSMNDFFYESFLDELADAGGQDPLALRLHLLRDDARLATLLKAVADLSGGWKRGPYMAPDGSRRARGIAMASPFGTETAAIAEVSIQGGQVQVHELWQAIDPGSVVNPAIIDAQVNGAVALGTSQVLLEEAVYQDGMPLARNYDGYPILPPDRMPRVQVRIVESGAKMGGIGEPGLPAVPPAIANAVSHLTGQRLRSMPLSRLRFDA; this is translated from the coding sequence GTGAGCCGCCTGCTCGACCTGCCGACCGGGGCGCCGGTCAACATCTCGCGCCGCGGCTTCCTGGTACGGGCGGCGGGTGCCAGCGCAGGGGCGCTGGTGCTGGGCTTCGGCATTCCCGTCGACGGCGCGCGCGCAGCGGCGGCGACCACGCCGATCAAGCCAGGCACGCGCGTGCCCGCCTTTCTCGAGATCCGCCCGGATGGGACGGTGCACCTTCGCAGCCCCTTCATGGAAGGTGGCCAGGGCATCTATACCGCGATGGCGCAGATCGTCGGCGAGGAACTCGACGCCGACCCCGCGACCTTCGTGGTGGAAAGCGCGCCGACCGGCCCCGACTATCTGGTCGTCAACGGGATGATGCGGATCACCGGCGGCAGCATGTCGGTCCGCACCAGCTACGAGACGATGCGCCGCGTCGGCGCGATGGCGCGGCACCTGCTGCTCCAGGCGGGCGCCGCCAGGCTGGGCGTGCCGATCGAGGCGCTCTCGACCGAACCCGGCCGCGTCGTCCACCAGGCCGGCGGTCGCTCGATCGGCTATGGGGAGCTGGCGGCGCAGGCGCTCGACCTGCCCTCGCCCGATCCCGCCAGCGTTCCCCTCAAGGATCCGGCGCAGTTTCGGTGGATCGGCAAGTCGATCCCCCGGCTCGACATCCACGACAAGTCGATCGGTAAGGCGCTCTACGCCATCGACATGCGCGTCGACGGGATGCTCCACGCCGCCGTTCAGCATGCGCCGCGCTATGGGCTGACGGTGGGTGGGATCTACAACGAGGCGCAGCTGAAAGCGATGCCCGGCGTCCATTCGGTGCACCGCCTGCCGGGCGCCGTCGCGGTCGTCGCAGAGCGGTGGTGGAACGCCAGGCGCGCGGTGGAGGCCGCGCTGGTCGACTGGCAGGAGCCCGCCGACAAGGCCGCGATCCGCTACATGCCCGCCGATTTCGCGACCGATGCGTTCCGCGACCAGCTCGCCGCGCGTCGGCAGGAGGGCGAGGCCGCCGAGACGCAGGGTGATCCCGCCGCCGCATTCGACAAGGCGGCGAAGCAGATCGAGGCGACCTATCACAGCCAATATGTCGTGCACGGCCAGCTCGAGCCCCCCTCGGCGCTCGCGCGGTTCAACGACGACGGCGCGCTGGACCTGTGGTTCCCCAACCAAGCCCCCGACATGTTCCTGGGGGACATCGCCAGGCGCACCGGCCTGGACCCGGCGAGGATCACCATCCATTCACCGCTGCTCGGCGGATTCTTCGGGCGGCACTTCGTCTATCCGGACGCCGCCCCCTATCCCCAGGCGATCCTGCTCGCCAAGGCAACCGGCCGCCCCGTCAAGCTGATCTGGACACGCGAGGAGGAATTCCTGCGGGATACCCACCGCCCGCTGGCGGTGGTGCGCTTTCGCGGCGCGCTCGATGCCGGCGGCATGCCCGTGGCGATCGAGGCGATCAGCAGTACCGAAGGGCCGACCGAAGGCATCGCCAACCAGCGCGGCAAGGACCTCGATCCGACGGCGCTGGAGGGGCTCGCCAACAAGGCGTACGCGATCCCCGCCCGCAGGATCGCGCAGGATTTTGTCAAGCAGCCGGCGATGCTCGGCTATTGGCGCTCGGTCGGCAACTCGATGAACGACTTCTTCTACGAGTCCTTCCTCGACGAGCTGGCCGATGCCGGTGGCCAGGACCCGCTGGCGCTGCGCCTGCACCTGCTGCGCGACGATGCGCGGCTCGCCACCCTGCTCAAGGCGGTGGCAGATCTCTCCGGGGGCTGGAAGCGCGGGCCCTATATGGCACCCGACGGCTCCCGCCGCGCACGCGGGATCGCGATGGCCTCGCCCTTCGGCACGGAGACGGCGGCCATCGCCGAAGTCTCGATCCAGGGCGGGCAGGTGCAGGTGCACGAACTGTGGCAGGCGATCGATCCCGGCAGCGTCGTCAACCCGGCGATCATCGATGCCCAGGTGAACGGCGCGGTGGCGCTGGGGACCTCGCAGGTCCTGCTCGAGGAGGCGGTGTATCAGGACGGCATGCCGTTGGCGCGCAACTATGACGGCTACCCGATCCTGCCGCCCGATCGCATGCCGCGCGTGCAGGTCCGCATTGTCGAGAGCGGTGCCAAGATGGGCGGCATCGGCGAACCCGGCCTGCCCGCGGTACCGCCGGCGATCGCCAATGCCGTGTCGCACCTCACCGGCCAACGCCTGCGTAGCATGCCGCTGTCGCGCCTCCGCTTCGATGCCTGA
- a CDS encoding DUF6445 family protein: MSHGPARMGAEQVPLWQQEDAHPQPDALVAAAQRLAFRREQGDLYPGLRAPTPAAYPDWLVGAAAAVLGGRVSMLRTSFAVAGDDPARLAPIQRIPHFDDCAETIIASVHYLCAAPHGGTSFYRHRATGFERITADRLPLWRQALARDGQAHGMPSPAYQDGDSPGFVRIGQAAIAFNRLIFYPANCLHAGDIAGSWQASASSPRLTITSLLLLE, translated from the coding sequence ATGAGCCATGGCCCGGCCCGCATGGGTGCGGAGCAGGTGCCGCTGTGGCAACAGGAAGATGCGCACCCGCAGCCCGATGCGCTGGTCGCGGCGGCGCAGCGCCTCGCGTTCCGGCGAGAGCAAGGCGATCTCTACCCCGGCCTGCGGGCGCCCACGCCTGCTGCCTATCCCGATTGGCTGGTCGGCGCGGCAGCGGCGGTTCTGGGCGGTCGCGTCAGCATGTTGCGCACCAGTTTCGCCGTGGCGGGGGACGATCCTGCGCGTCTGGCGCCGATCCAGCGCATCCCCCATTTCGATGATTGTGCCGAGACGATCATCGCTTCGGTCCATTATCTCTGCGCGGCGCCCCATGGCGGGACCAGCTTCTATCGTCACCGCGCCACCGGGTTCGAGCGGATCACGGCGGACCGTCTGCCGCTGTGGCGCCAGGCGCTTGCGCGGGACGGACAGGCCCATGGCATGCCGTCGCCGGCATATCAGGACGGCGACAGCCCCGGCTTCGTCCGAATCGGCCAGGCGGCGATCGCCTTCAACCGCCTGATCTTCTACCCGGCCAACTGCCTCCACGCCGGAGACATTGCCGGTTCCTGGCAGGCCAGCGCCAGCAGCCCGCGACTGACGATCACGTCGCTGCTTCTGCTGGAATGA
- a CDS encoding (2Fe-2S)-binding protein: protein MELRINDRLHAVDAAPDTPLLWVLRDDLGMTGTKYGCGIAQCGACSVLVDGVVTRACVTPVDSVAGKQITTIEAVEQDAVGARVVQAWIKHQVPQCGYCQSGQVIAATALLKEVAQPSDAEIAAAMVNLCRCGTYNAIRAAVQDLAGATPAAAVDAGAPGDIAAAALLVAGAAAVAAAKPRDGAA, encoded by the coding sequence ATGGAACTCCGGATCAACGACAGGCTGCACGCGGTGGACGCCGCGCCGGACACGCCGCTCCTTTGGGTATTGCGCGACGATCTGGGGATGACCGGCACCAAATATGGCTGCGGCATTGCCCAGTGCGGCGCCTGCTCGGTGCTGGTCGACGGGGTCGTCACGCGCGCCTGCGTGACGCCGGTCGACAGTGTCGCAGGCAAGCAAATTACCACGATCGAGGCGGTCGAGCAGGATGCCGTAGGTGCCCGCGTGGTGCAGGCCTGGATCAAGCATCAGGTGCCGCAATGCGGCTATTGCCAGTCCGGCCAGGTGATCGCGGCGACCGCGCTGCTCAAGGAAGTCGCGCAGCCGAGCGATGCCGAGATCGCAGCGGCCATGGTCAATCTCTGCCGCTGCGGGACGTACAACGCGATCCGCGCGGCAGTGCAGGATCTGGCAGGCGCAACGCCGGCAGCGGCGGTCGACGCCGGCGCGCCCGGCGATATCGCCGCCGCTGCGCTATTGGTCGCAGGTGCTGCGGCTGTTGCTGCCGCCAAGCCTCGGGACGGCGCCGCGTGA